In Streptomyces venezuelae, the sequence GCCGACCTTGACGTTGTTGACGGGGGTCCCGTCCATCTCGTTGAAGCCGACCAGGAGTACGCCGGTGACGAGCATGGTGAGTGCGCCGTGCAGCATGGCGGGCGTGAAACGGGCGGTGCCCGCGCTCATCGCCTTCATCTGGGTCAGGAAGCCGCCGAGGAGCGAGGCGATTCCGATGATGTGCAGGCCGACGAAGACATTGATGAGTACGTCCATGGCGTCGAGCGTACGAGGCGGCCCGGTCGGCCGGAGAAGCGGGTCAGCTCCCTCCGCAGCTGCTCGATTCGATGATTTCGTAGGGCTGGGCGAGAGGACTGTACGAGATCTTCGAACAATTGGGCGGGGTCCGTACGAGATCTGCGTACAGTGGGGGCATGCCTGCCGCCGCCGCCGAGCCGACCCACCCCGCCGCCGACCGCATCGAGCTGGTCGAGGTCCTGGCGGCGCTCGGACACCCCGTCCGGCTGGAGATCGTCCGCAAGCTGTCCTGCGGCGAGGAGGCCTTCTGCGGCGAGGTCGTCCCGGACCTGCCCCGGTCCAGCGTCACGCACCACCTCAGGACGCTGCGCGAGAGCGGTCTCATCCGCCAGCGGCCCCAGGGCCGCAAGCTCTTCCTCGCGCTGCGCCGCGAGGACCTGGAGCTGCGTTTCCCCGGTCTGCTCGAACTCGTGCTGGCCTGTCGGTCCCGCCCCCTAGACTCGGAATGCGATGAGCAGCCTCTTTGACGACAGTTTCCTGGCGGACCTCACCCCCTCCGACGAGGTCCCGCCGCCGCCCGAGGACCACGCCGCCCCCGAGGCCGGCGCGGACGACCTCTTCGGCGGGCGGTTCGACGTACCCATGACCGGGGACGCGTACTACCGGGACGGCGCCCCCAGGCCCGTCATCGACCCGGCGACGCTCCTCGACGGGCTCAACGAGCAGCAGCGCGCGGCCGTGGTGCACGCGGGATCCCCGCTGCTCATCGTGGCCGGCGCCGGCTCCGGCAAGACCAGGGTGCTGACCCACCGCATCGGACACCTGCTGTCCGCGCGGGGCGTCCACCCCGGCCAGATCCTCGCGATCACCTTCACCAACAAGGCCGCCGGTGAGATGAAGGAGCGCGTCGAGGGCCTCGTCGGCCCGCGCGCGGGCGCCATGTGGGTCTCCACCTTCCACAGCGCGTGCGTGCGGATCCTGCGCCGCGAATCCAAGCGGCTCGGGTTCACGTCCTCGTTCTCGATCTACGACGCGGCCGACTCGAAGCGCCTGATGGCGCTCGTCTGCCGCGACCTGGACCTCGACCCGAAGAAGTTCCCGCCGAAGGCCTTCAACGCCAAGATCTCGAACCTGAAGAACGAGCTGATCGACGAGGAAGCCTTCGCCGACCAGGCCGTGGACGGCTTCGAGAAGACCCTGGCCCAGGCGTACGCGATGTACCAGGGGCGGCTGCGCGAGGCCAACGCCCTCGACTTCGACGACATCATCATGACCACGGTCCACCT encodes:
- a CDS encoding ArsR/SmtB family transcription factor, producing MPAAAAEPTHPAADRIELVEVLAALGHPVRLEIVRKLSCGEEAFCGEVVPDLPRSSVTHHLRTLRESGLIRQRPQGRKLFLALRREDLELRFPGLLELVLACRSRPLDSECDEQPL